The sequence ACAGTAAAAGAAGCACTCGAATATGCCAATAAGGTTTATGCTGAAGGTAGCGGAGAAGTCACTCAAGTAGATCTTGCCAAATTACAATATGCGCAAAGTCAAGTTGAAAAGTATTTATTAATCTCTGAAAATAATATTAGCAATGCAACTGCCGCACTAAAACACACCATGGGAATTGCTGATCATACCGAAATAATTTTTACTGATAAAACCCTGCCAGCAATACCCGATGATTTTAAAATCACTTTAGCGCAAGCAGTCTTAATTGCCTCAAAACAAAGACCTGAATGGGCAGAAATTCAACAAGGTAAAACCGCTGCATTGGCGCTGGCCCAAGCAGAAAAACTCGCAAATGCCCCTACACTTTTTACCGCAGGCGAATTTAGTTATGATTGGGCGCCAACGCGTGATGATTCTACTAACCCTTATTTATCTGACCGCTATAATGATATTTTTGCTGGAGTTGCAGTTGGTTTTAAATTTGATCTTGATCCTGCTTTAAGCAAGGCTAAAGAACAAAACGCCCAAGCTCTAGTTAGTGAAACTGAGGCGTTAGATCGATTTGCAAAAACAGGTATACCATTGCAGGTAAAAAAAGCGCACAATGATACCATGCATTATGGCGCACTAGATATAGTAGCAAAGCAAGGTGTTAAAGCTACCAAACGTTGGCTGACCTTTTCAGCTTCAGCGTATACAACCGGTCTCGGTGAAGCTCGTAATGTTATTGAAGGACTTGCAAGTTATTTACAAGCTCGTCGAGATTACTTGGAAAATGTTCAAAACTACTTTATAGCTCGTGCTGAGCTTGACTATGCTATGGGTGTGGATCCTTTAAATATAGAACAATCCTATAGCTTGCTTAAAAAGTAGTTAAGGGGCAAACCATGGTATCTGGTGATCGTCGCAAACAAGACCGCCGTCAAAAACAAACCAAGGTTACGGTTGAAAGACGTGCGCAGTCACGACGTCAAATTGACAGGCGTTCAACTAAACGCATTCCACTAGAACTATGGATGGAAGAGGTTGCTGGAGACGATGTATATTTTCGACGCTCCGGTAATATTGGCGAAGGCGGGGTTTATTTTGATAAAGTCGTACCTCACGTTATCGGCACTATGGTAACGCTAAAATTTGCTCTTCCGGGCGAACATGAAATGATTGTGGCTCGCGGTGAAGTAGTTAGTAACACCAGTGAAAAAACCAAACTTGGTATGCGTGTAAAATTTATTGCTATAGAAGGTGACGGCCGCCGTCGTTTACGCGATTTTATTACACGTGCAGTTTAGTTAAACCAGATGAGCAACATCAAATATTTCGTACGCCCTGAGTTTTTTAAATGGTCGTGTGGTTAGACGTTGCTCAACATATTTGGTAATACCAATAGATAAATTCGAGGCATACGGGATACTTGGTAAAACAGAAAGCGACTATATCCATTTAGGGAGCATTATTAAGATGTCAGATTCACCAACGGCAAAGCGCGACGCAAAGTCACTTATTAATTCTATTCTTGCCTCTACACCAGACTCTAGTTCTAATTCTCAACAAACTAATACCGCCACTGAACAAAATAGCACGACATCAACATCAATTAGTTCTGCGGCTGCACCACAAAATAAAACCGTAGAAAAAACGCCTCAAACTACCGCAGAGACTTCTTCAATTTCAACACCAACAGCTGCCATAGACAACACTGAAGAACCTCTTGATGATAGTAGCAATGAGATCGATGCTGCACAATTGATGACTGATGACCCTGACACTTTAGCCAGTGACCTTATCGAAGTCTATTTTCAATCTGAAGAACCTGAAGAACGAGATCTAATATTTGATCGCTTGCTCACCATTGATTCCCCAATCGTCAACGAATTTTTACGTGCGATGATGCTTGAGGATGAAGATGATTTTATGCGATCAACCGCAGCAGTGGCTTTAGCACAAAATGGCGATGCTGATGCAATAGCTAAACTTGAAGAAGATCTGGTTTCTGCTGAAGACTCAGTTTTTTTTGCCAATGCCATTGATGGTCTTAGCGTAGTTAAGGGGCCTGAGTTTTACGACACCTTAAAACAGATGTGGCAAGACCCTTCACGTGATGCTGATATGCAACGTCAAGCAATGTTTGGCATGGATAAAGTAGACTCCTTAAAGGCCCTTGATGATTTCGTCACTTTTATTAACCAAATACAAGATTTAAATTTATTAGCAGAAGATCAGCTTGAAGTAGCAATTATGATTTTTACCCGCCACGAATATAAGCCCGGCCTTCAAACTTTGCAGGTTTTGCATCAACGTATAGACAAAGCGCCTGAACTTGATGACTATGCACGTGAAGGTCTATTAGAATTAGTGCAAGAAGGCATCAATCTGCTTATCGAGTAAACTAACTTTCACCCCAGCTTAGTTTTTTACGCAAAATCTCAAAATAGCTTCTCCCAGGCATATGTAATAAACGTAAAGGTATAGGCGCGGCGGTTATTTCTAAAATATCGCCACTTTGAAATTCTTGCCCAAATTGCCCATCAAGCGTAACAAACACTTTGCTATCTGAATCCAGAAATACTTTTATGATACCATCAATTGGCAGTACTAAAGGACGTTGCGAAAGTGCATGCGGGCAAATTGGGGTTAAAGCAATCGCAGCGATATCCGGCGCTAGTATTGAACCACCAGCAGCCATTGAATAAGCAGTTGAGCCAGTAGGTGTAGCAATAATTACCCCATCACCACGCAACACTGTAACTAGTTCATCATTTAGATTAACTCGGTATAAAGCAACGCGTGATAATGCTAATTGCGCTACCACTGCATCATTAAGAATTCTCTTTTGCAATCTAACTGCACCATTACGAATTATTTTTGCATCTAAACGTAATCGATCAGTATAAGGTAATTCTCCGGCTAATGCCCGAGGCAACAATGAATTTAACTCAGCTCGTAAAACCTCAGCTAAAAACCCAACCCGACCAAGGTTAACTCCCAATACCGGTACTACTCTTTGAGTTAGTAACGAAGCTGCATGAATAAGAGTACCATCTCCACCAAAAGCAACGACAAGATCACTAGCCTGCTCAAATTCTGTGCGATCAACCCCAATATATGCAGTATTGTGATTCTCTAAAGCGTGTGGTCCTTCACGTTCAACTAAAAGACGCGCATGCGGAACAATACTAAGTAATAATTCGGCGATACCTACAGCATCAGTAGTGTGTGGTTTGCATACTACGCCAATAGTTGTTGCCATTTAAGTATTATCCAATCTTGCAGTTGGTAAAAATATATTTAGCTCTATAAAAACTAATGAAAACTGATTGTGCAAGAGACTAAATTTCGCTTATTGCGTCCCAAAGCTCAATACGATCGCCGCCACGCTCTTTGGCCCGATCGAGACTTGCCTCAGCAGCATTTATTAACTCATCAATGGATTCAATATCTTTATTCGGAAATGTCGCGGTACCTACAGATAAGGTAACCATACCACCTTGCTGGTGCGGAAAAGTGTGCGCCCTTACCGCATCGCATAAGCGTTCAGAAGTAAAACGTGCTTCAGACATATCAGTTTGTAACAAGAGTGCTGCAAATTTCTCACCACCAAGACGAGCCAATACATCGCTTGAGCGCAAATTTTTCGATAATACCACCGCCAATTCAGTAATAATTGCATCGCCGATTAAATAACCAACACGATTGTTAACTTCGCGAAAACGATCAACATCAAGAATAGATACCGACATTGAGAACTGATGACGCCGCGAACGAGCTAATTCACGACGCGTAATATCAAAAAAACTACGACGATTAGGCAGACCAGTAAGATCATCATGAGTACCCAAAACGCGATAGCGTTCATTGGCGCGTCTTAGCTCTGTTTGCAGTCCTAATAAACGCAATTGCACTTGGATACGATTAATAAGTTCTATGGTTGAAAATGGTTTAGTTAGATAATCATTAACCCCTGATTCAAAACTTGTTGTTCTTGTTTCACCATCAGCACGAGAAGTAACTAAAATTACCGGTAAGCTTTCAGGGTCATATTGTTTACGTACTGCCCGTAATAGTTC is a genomic window of Deltaproteobacteria bacterium containing:
- a CDS encoding TolC family protein is translated as MKLAGVPLTLITAIIHLLCLPTSANEIDSAKQQHEYNVDDCIRVAIEANAQILQAETKVQQWLARLNEVESTYWPKLNAITYIAPMYTVRGNVDNYETRWRKLQDWGPYTHLKATLSLPLYSFGRVEAGAKAAASRAAVEQARVREARNAVILEVKRFYYNRLFALSMLPSLQSAADTVKEALEYANKVYAEGSGEVTQVDLAKLQYAQSQVEKYLLISENNISNATAALKHTMGIADHTEIIFTDKTLPAIPDDFKITLAQAVLIASKQRPEWAEIQQGKTAALALAQAEKLANAPTLFTAGEFSYDWAPTRDDSTNPYLSDRYNDIFAGVAVGFKFDLDPALSKAKEQNAQALVSETEALDRFAKTGIPLQVKKAHNDTMHYGALDIVAKQGVKATKRWLTFSASAYTTGLGEARNVIEGLASYLQARRDYLENVQNYFIARAELDYAMGVDPLNIEQSYSLLKK
- a CDS encoding PilZ domain-containing protein; translated protein: MVSGDRRKQDRRQKQTKVTVERRAQSRRQIDRRSTKRIPLELWMEEVAGDDVYFRRSGNIGEGGVYFDKVVPHVIGTMVTLKFALPGEHEMIVARGEVVSNTSEKTKLGMRVKFIAIEGDGRRRLRDFITRAV
- a CDS encoding HEAT repeat domain-containing protein; translation: MSDSPTAKRDAKSLINSILASTPDSSSNSQQTNTATEQNSTTSTSISSAAAPQNKTVEKTPQTTAETSSISTPTAAIDNTEEPLDDSSNEIDAAQLMTDDPDTLASDLIEVYFQSEEPEERDLIFDRLLTIDSPIVNEFLRAMMLEDEDDFMRSTAAVALAQNGDADAIAKLEEDLVSAEDSVFFANAIDGLSVVKGPEFYDTLKQMWQDPSRDADMQRQAMFGMDKVDSLKALDDFVTFINQIQDLNLLAEDQLEVAIMIFTRHEYKPGLQTLQVLHQRIDKAPELDDYAREGLLELVQEGINLLIE
- a CDS encoding NAD(+)/NADH kinase is translated as MATTIGVVCKPHTTDAVGIAELLLSIVPHARLLVEREGPHALENHNTAYIGVDRTEFEQASDLVVAFGGDGTLIHAASLLTQRVVPVLGVNLGRVGFLAEVLRAELNSLLPRALAGELPYTDRLRLDAKIIRNGAVRLQKRILNDAVVAQLALSRVALYRVNLNDELVTVLRGDGVIIATPTGSTAYSMAAGGSILAPDIAAIALTPICPHALSQRPLVLPIDGIIKVFLDSDSKVFVTLDGQFGQEFQSGDILEITAAPIPLRLLHMPGRSYFEILRKKLSWGES
- a CDS encoding diguanylate cyclase encodes the protein MAATVLVVDDSEAARSTINRALTEAKLDLQVLEAGDGAEALPIAVSGDVDIIIADIIMPRLDGIELLRAVRKQYDPESLPVILVTSRADGETRTTSFESGVNDYLTKPFSTIELINRIQVQLRLLGLQTELRRANERYRVLGTHDDLTGLPNRRSFFDITRRELARSRRHQFSMSVSILDVDRFREVNNRVGYLIGDAIITELAVVLSKNLRSSDVLARLGGEKFAALLLQTDMSEARFTSERLCDAVRAHTFPHQQGGMVTLSVGTATFPNKDIESIDELINAAEASLDRAKERGGDRIELWDAISEI